One genomic window of Gavia stellata isolate bGavSte3 chromosome 7, bGavSte3.hap2, whole genome shotgun sequence includes the following:
- the LOC104250230 gene encoding LOW QUALITY PROTEIN: tricarboxylate transport protein, mitochondrial (The sequence of the model RefSeq protein was modified relative to this genomic sequence to represent the inferred CDS: substituted 2 bases at 2 genomic stop codons), translating to MPAPAAPHRLAAAAGKAKLTHPSKAILAGGLAGGIEICITFPTEYVKMQLQLDKAANPPCYKGIRDRVKQTVRDHGIQGLXRGLSSLVYGSIPKAAIRFGMFEFLSNQMRDEQGQLDSTRGFVXRLGAGVAEAVVVVCPVETIKVKFIHDQCSPKPKYRGFFYGVQEIIREEGLKGTYQGLTTTVLKQGSNQAIRFFVMTSLKN from the coding sequence ATGCCCGCCCCCGCTGCACCCCACCGcctggccgccgccgccggcaaGGCCAAGCTCACCCACCCCAGCAAGGCCATCCTGGCAGGTGGCCTAGCCGGAGGCATCGAGATCTGCATCACATTCCCCACTGAGTATGTGAAgatgcagctgcagctggacaAGGCGGCAAACCCTCCCTGCTACAAGGGCATCAGGGATCGTGTGAAGCAGACTGTCCGTGACCATGGCATCCAGGGGCTGTAGCGGGGGCTCAGTTCGCTGGTGTATGGCTCTATCCCCAAGGCTGCCATCAGGTTTGGGATGTTTGAGTTCCTCAGCAACCAGATGAGAGATGAGCAGGGGCAGCTGGACAGCACGCGGGGCTTCGTCTGAAGACTGGGCGCCGGCGTGGCCGAAGCTGTGGTGGTGGTCTGCCCCGTGGAGACCATAAAGGTGAAGTTCATCCATGACCAGTGCTCCCCCAAGCCCAAATACCGTGGCTTCTTCTATGGCGTCCAGGAGATCATTCGGGAAGAGGGACTGAAGGGGACCTACCAGGGCTTAACCACGACCGTCCTCAAGCAAGGATCAAACCAGGCCATCCGCTTCTTTGTCATGACCTCCCTCAAAAATTAA